The proteins below are encoded in one region of Metabacillus dongyingensis:
- the glmS gene encoding glutamine--fructose-6-phosphate transaminase (isomerizing), which yields MCGIVGYIGQQDTKEILLRGLEKLEYRGYDSAGIAVINEDGVHVFKEKGRIAILREEVNANVMSTAGIGHTRWATHGAPSKRNSHPHQSASSRFTLVHNGVIENYSSLKREYLQDVALVSDTDTEVVVQVIEQFVNKGADVEEAFSQTLSILKGSYAIALLDNQNPDTIFVAKNKSPLLVGLGEGFNVVASDAMAMLQVTDQYVELMDKEIVIVKREAVTIKNLQGETIDRAPYTAELDASDIEKGTYPHYMLKEVDEQPLVMRKIIQKYQNDQGKLTIDPAIVDAISSADRLYIIACGTSYHAGLVGKQFIERWAKKPVEVHVASEFSYNMPILSERPLFIFISQSGETADSRAVLVQIKEHGYQSLTITNVPGSTLSREANHTLLLHAGPEIAVASTKAYTAQLGVLAILAAVTAEARGVELSFDLVKELGIVANAMEVLCDQKDEMEYIAREYLSTTRNCFFIGRSVDYYVGLEGALKLKEISYIQAEGFAGGELKHGTIALIENGTPVIALATQEHVNLSIRGNVKEVAARGANPCIIALKGLEEEDDRFVLPAIHEELTPLASVIPLQLIAYYAALHRGCDVDKPRNLAKSVTVE from the coding sequence ATGTGCGGAATCGTAGGATATATTGGACAACAGGATACGAAAGAAATCTTATTGCGTGGACTAGAAAAGCTTGAATATCGCGGATATGACTCAGCGGGCATTGCTGTTATCAATGAAGATGGCGTGCATGTTTTCAAAGAAAAAGGACGCATTGCCATTCTTCGTGAAGAAGTGAATGCAAATGTAATGTCTACAGCAGGGATTGGACATACCCGCTGGGCGACTCACGGTGCACCAAGCAAACGCAATTCACATCCGCATCAAAGTGCATCAAGCCGCTTTACGCTAGTGCACAATGGTGTTATTGAAAACTATTCAAGCTTGAAACGCGAATATCTTCAGGATGTTGCGCTAGTCAGTGATACAGATACAGAAGTAGTTGTTCAGGTCATTGAACAATTCGTTAATAAAGGAGCGGACGTGGAAGAAGCGTTCAGCCAAACACTTTCCATTTTAAAAGGTTCTTATGCGATCGCGCTTTTAGACAATCAAAATCCAGATACGATTTTTGTTGCTAAAAATAAAAGCCCATTGCTTGTTGGTCTTGGAGAAGGCTTCAACGTTGTTGCATCTGATGCAATGGCGATGCTGCAGGTAACAGACCAATATGTAGAATTGATGGATAAAGAAATCGTCATTGTGAAACGTGAAGCTGTTACAATCAAAAACCTTCAAGGTGAAACAATTGACCGTGCTCCTTATACAGCAGAATTAGATGCCAGTGATATTGAAAAAGGAACATACCCTCACTATATGTTAAAAGAAGTGGATGAGCAGCCGCTTGTTATGCGCAAAATCATCCAAAAATATCAAAATGATCAAGGCAAGCTGACAATTGATCCAGCAATTGTAGATGCTATCAGCTCTGCAGACCGCCTCTATATCATAGCATGCGGAACAAGCTACCATGCAGGTCTTGTCGGTAAGCAATTCATTGAAAGATGGGCTAAGAAACCGGTAGAGGTTCATGTTGCAAGTGAATTCTCATACAACATGCCGATTTTATCAGAAAGGCCATTATTCATCTTTATCTCACAAAGCGGTGAGACAGCAGACAGCCGTGCCGTTCTTGTTCAAATTAAAGAGCATGGCTACCAGTCATTAACCATTACAAACGTACCTGGTTCAACCCTTTCACGTGAAGCGAACCACACGTTATTGCTTCATGCTGGTCCTGAAATCGCTGTTGCTTCAACGAAAGCTTATACAGCACAATTAGGCGTACTTGCCATTCTTGCAGCTGTCACGGCTGAAGCAAGAGGTGTAGAGTTAAGCTTTGATCTTGTAAAAGAGCTTGGCATCGTGGCAAATGCAATGGAAGTCCTTTGCGATCAGAAAGACGAAATGGAGTACATTGCACGTGAATACCTTTCAACAACACGCAACTGCTTCTTTATCGGCCGTTCTGTAGACTACTATGTAGGACTTGAAGGTGCGCTTAAACTGAAAGAAATCTCTTACATCCAGGCAGAAGGATTTGCCGGTGGAGAGCTTAAGCACGGAACAATCGCGCTGATTGAAAACGGCACGCCTGTTATCGCGCTTGCAACCCAAGAGCACGTAAACTTAAGCATCCGCGGAAATGTTAAGGAAGTAGCAGCACGCGGTGCTAACCCATGCATCATCGCGCTTAAAGGTCTAGAAGAAGAAGATGACCGTTTCGTTCTTCCTGCAATACATGAGGAACTGACACCACTTGCTTCTGTTATTCCTTTACAGCTGATTGCTTACTATGCAGCCCTTCACAGAGGCTGTGACGTTGATAAACCGCGTAACCTTGCTAAGAGTGTTACGGTTGAGTAA
- a CDS encoding epoxide hydrolase family protein, with protein sequence MSRRYWFRLAMISALSLGLTTCGTNALAQNIQKSQTIQKKIKKQHTDKNAIRPFHVNVPESDLNELRRRILATKWPDKETVSDQSQGVQLATIQELARYWATDYDWRKFEAKLNALPQFITNIDGEDIHFIHVRSKHKDALPLIITHGWPGSIIEMMKIIGPLTDPTAYGGKESDAFDVVIPSMPGYGFSGKPTKVGWDPDRIARAWAVLMKRLGYTKYVAQGGDWGALITDLMAVQKAPGLVGIHSNMPGVVPPDIDKAIQSGNPLPSGLSAEEKRAVQQLDFFYKHSGYAFLMGTRPQTLTGLVDSPVGLAAFMIDHDAKSLELISKAFAGHPGGLTRDDVLDNITLYWLTNTAISAARLYWENKYSFFDVKGVSIPVAVSVFPDELYQAPKSWTKKAYPKLIYYNKLDRGGHFAAWEQPELFTAELRAAFKSLR encoded by the coding sequence ATGAGCAGAAGATACTGGTTTCGTTTGGCAATGATTTCGGCTCTGTCCCTAGGATTGACAACCTGCGGCACAAATGCCCTGGCACAGAATATCCAAAAATCCCAAACTATTCAAAAGAAGATAAAAAAGCAACATACTGATAAGAACGCCATTCGTCCGTTTCATGTAAATGTTCCGGAATCGGATCTTAACGAATTGCGCAGGCGCATACTCGCGACAAAATGGCCTGACAAGGAAACGGTCTCGGATCAATCGCAGGGCGTGCAGCTTGCAACTATTCAGGAACTCGCGCGCTATTGGGCAACAGATTACGATTGGCGCAAGTTTGAGGCGAAGCTGAACGCGCTGCCGCAGTTCATCACCAATATCGATGGTGAGGACATTCACTTCATTCACGTTCGTTCGAAGCATAAAGATGCTTTGCCCCTCATCATCACGCACGGATGGCCCGGCTCAATCATCGAGATGATGAAGATTATCGGGCCGCTTACCGATCCCACGGCATACGGCGGGAAGGAATCAGACGCTTTCGATGTGGTGATTCCGTCGATGCCCGGCTACGGGTTTTCGGGCAAGCCGACCAAGGTCGGCTGGGACCCCGACCGCATCGCACGTGCCTGGGCAGTGCTGATGAAGCGCCTTGGATACACGAAGTATGTGGCGCAAGGTGGCGACTGGGGTGCGCTTATCACGGATTTGATGGCAGTACAGAAGGCTCCGGGACTGGTTGGCATTCACTCCAACATGCCTGGCGTGGTTCCGCCCGACATTGATAAGGCGATTCAGTCAGGCAATCCGCTGCCCTCCGGTCTCTCAGCCGAAGAGAAACGCGCGGTCCAGCAGCTGGACTTCTTCTACAAACACAGCGGTTACGCCTTCTTGATGGGGACGCGCCCGCAGACGCTGACCGGACTGGTGGATTCGCCTGTTGGATTGGCAGCCTTTATGATTGACCATGACGCGAAGAGTCTGGAGCTGATCTCAAAGGCTTTTGCCGGACACCCCGGAGGCCTTACGCGAGACGATGTGCTCGACAACATCACACTCTACTGGCTGACGAACACAGCGATTTCTGCGGCTCGTCTCTACTGGGAGAACAAGTACTCCTTCTTCGACGTCAAAGGCGTATCTATCCCGGTAGCCGTAAGCGTCTTTCCTGATGAGCTCTATCAGGCCCCGAAGAGTTGGACGAAGAAGGCGTATCCCAAACTCATCTATTACAACAAGCTCGACAGAGGCGGACATTTCGCGGCGTGGGAGCAGCCAGAGCTTTTCACTGCAGAACTCCGCGCGGCATTCAAGTCGCTACGCTAA